The proteins below are encoded in one region of Desulfobacterales bacterium:
- a CDS encoding EpsI family protein has protein sequence MQNKTFITTTLVFLLTLLAVAAIASRKTPVVVQTNLENIPMQIGGYTATDDTFPQSVYDELNADKHVYRHYKSPDSRVIDLYIGYYGTAKGGRTGHNPYACLPGAGWGIVTDKNVRLYAGYKDAYEEVNYTITRKGDLYNVMLHWYHSGGTKVLDSGLEQNIQRFVSRVTKNRNDGAFIQISMQVQKNQIEPAFSDVQAFAEKVLTMLPRYWPIEQDV, from the coding sequence ATGCAAAATAAAACATTTATCACCACCACGCTGGTTTTCCTGCTGACCCTGCTTGCTGTTGCGGCCATTGCCTCGCGCAAGACGCCGGTGGTGGTGCAGACCAACCTGGAAAATATCCCCATGCAAATTGGCGGGTATACGGCAACAGATGATACTTTTCCCCAATCGGTTTATGACGAACTTAATGCGGACAAGCACGTCTACCGGCATTACAAATCCCCTGACAGCCGGGTTATCGATCTTTATATCGGCTACTACGGAACAGCCAAAGGCGGGCGAACCGGCCACAATCCCTATGCCTGCCTTCCGGGTGCCGGGTGGGGGATAGTGACGGATAAAAATGTCAGATTATACGCCGGATACAAAGACGCCTATGAGGAGGTCAACTATACAATCACTCGTAAAGGGGACTTATATAATGTCATGCTGCACTGGTATCACTCCGGCGGGACCAAAGTGCTGGATTCAGGTTTGGAGCAGAATATTCAGCGATTTGTGAGCCGGGTCACCAAAAACAGAAACGACGGGGCTTTTATTCAGATTTCCATGCAGGTGCAAAAAAATCAAATCGAGCCTGCGTTCTCTGATGTGCAGGCTTTTGCTGAAAAGGTTTTGACGATGCTGCCCCGGTATTGGCCAATAGAGCAGGATGTTTGA
- a CDS encoding DegT/DnrJ/EryC1/StrS family aminotransferase: protein MRVKRTLPPAAAPIPLNDIFCGIQGLQQGPAAIENFKADIRKKFQVRHCFLVSSGKAALTLILHALHRFSPERDEVLIPAFTCYSVPSAIVRAGLKPRLGDVDPATLDFDFDDLPGRLSPKEKLLAVVSPHLFGLPANIAKMRELLKDSGAVVIEDTAQAMGGEFDGKPLGTLGDIGFFSLGRGKAFSTVEGGLIVTNSDRLAEALQLVIQEFVGQSRFRPVKLAAYALALSGLTNPAFFWLPKSLPGLKLGETIYDPGFPIKAYSPFQAGLARNWKRRIASFQSVRRENVRYWTKTLGRFPWLEPVSGASQHSERPLPLLRLPVRVKNSRLRDAVLDVSERRGLGIMPSYPAPVDEIKELGLSNKGEVFPGARQCAACLLTFPVHGFVSPDDRRRITAGLETVRSADSVPVSA, encoded by the coding sequence ATGCGCGTTAAGCGAACCTTACCCCCGGCAGCCGCGCCGATTCCTTTAAACGATATTTTTTGTGGAATCCAGGGGCTGCAGCAGGGGCCGGCAGCAATTGAAAATTTCAAGGCGGATATCAGGAAGAAATTCCAGGTTCGGCACTGTTTTCTGGTTTCATCCGGCAAGGCTGCCTTAACCTTGATACTCCATGCGCTCCACCGGTTTTCACCGGAGCGCGACGAGGTTTTAATTCCGGCCTTCACCTGTTATTCCGTGCCCTCCGCCATTGTTCGGGCCGGCTTGAAACCCCGGCTGGGCGATGTGGACCCGGCCACGCTGGATTTTGATTTTGATGATTTACCCGGCCGCCTGAGCCCGAAAGAAAAGCTTTTAGCCGTCGTCAGCCCCCACCTTTTCGGTCTTCCGGCCAATATCGCCAAAATGCGGGAGCTGCTGAAGGATTCCGGGGCTGTGGTTATAGAGGATACGGCCCAGGCCATGGGAGGGGAATTCGATGGAAAACCCCTCGGGACGCTGGGTGATATCGGGTTTTTCAGTCTTGGCCGGGGAAAGGCCTTTTCCACCGTCGAGGGCGGGCTCATTGTCACCAATTCAGACCGGCTGGCAGAAGCGCTCCAACTTGTTATTCAGGAATTTGTCGGGCAATCCCGCTTTCGGCCAGTGAAGCTGGCGGCATATGCCCTGGCCTTATCCGGCCTTACAAACCCCGCATTTTTTTGGCTGCCCAAATCCCTGCCCGGCCTGAAGCTGGGGGAAACCATCTATGATCCGGGCTTCCCGATCAAAGCGTATTCCCCCTTTCAGGCGGGACTGGCGCGGAACTGGAAAAGGCGCATCGCCTCGTTTCAATCCGTACGCAGGGAAAACGTGCGTTACTGGACAAAGACCCTCGGCCGGTTTCCATGGCTTGAGCCGGTAAGTGGTGCGAGTCAACATTCAGAGCGGCCCTTGCCGCTGCTTCGCCTGCCGGTGCGGGTTAAGAACAGCCGGCTTCGGGATGCGGTCCTGGATGTCAGCGAAAGACGGGGACTGGGCATCATGCCTTCATATCCCGCCCCGGTGGATGAAATAAAAGAACTCGGACTATCCAATAAGGGAGAGGTTTTTCCGGGTGCCAGGCAATGTGCTGCCTGCCTGTTGACTTTCCCTGTGCACGGGTTCGTATCCCCGGACGACCGCCGGCGGATAACAGCCGGGCTGGAAACGGTTCGGTCGGCGGATTCGGTGCCGGTATCCGCCTAA
- a CDS encoding acyltransferase — protein MSQQPRFLDLLKRLCWDLLDRNERKYYGYWLISQVPCLFGNILRGRYVSKRLKSAGKNLKVLAGTRFRSMENLVVGDNVNIGFDNFIQALGGVTLGNDVMLAPGVKIWSVNHNYKERDTLIKKQGQRKAPVFIGNDVFIAANAFISPGVTLPDGVVVSAGAVVPVKKYPPYSILAGNPARVIGHREPAAAADNADKEKPEQAEITDSAGSR, from the coding sequence ATGTCACAACAACCCCGATTTCTGGATTTGCTGAAGCGATTATGTTGGGATTTGCTCGACAGGAACGAAAGAAAATATTACGGCTACTGGCTGATTTCCCAGGTGCCCTGTCTTTTCGGGAATATCCTCAGGGGCAGATATGTGTCAAAACGATTAAAATCAGCAGGGAAAAATCTGAAAGTGCTTGCAGGCACACGTTTCCGATCCATGGAAAATCTTGTGGTGGGCGATAATGTTAACATAGGCTTTGACAATTTTATCCAGGCCCTGGGCGGTGTGACACTGGGCAATGATGTCATGCTGGCGCCGGGAGTTAAAATCTGGAGCGTAAATCATAATTATAAAGAGCGGGATACGCTTATCAAAAAACAGGGCCAGAGAAAGGCGCCGGTGTTCATCGGCAATGATGTCTTTATCGCCGCCAATGCCTTTATCTCGCCGGGTGTTACCTTGCCTGACGGTGTTGTGGTTTCAGCCGGCGCGGTTGTCCCGGTCAAAAAATACCCCCCTTATTCAATCCTTGCCGGAAATCCGGCAAGAGTTATCGGACATCGGGAGCCGGCTGCTGCAGCGGATAATGCGGATAAAGAAAAACCGGAACAGGCAGAAATCACGGATAGTGCCGGCAGTCGTTGA
- a CDS encoding aminoglycoside phosphotransferase family protein produces MPVAKEFVGIPKYQAAEEMIVPGSQFLEIPPHAHAVYRLAAHMQRYHWIADGRIYLISNRGLENRTVVKTAAGQIQGFLNNQECVCIVERFDMRLRGSLVIFITEQNTRKNFITRLVSDPYVQKIVRRNQDFLNFLHKSSRLSAAIKKKLPEPISEKEDAAHTLFTETLIQGRLAWKINQGGLRKVIFAEAVEFITTLQLSMRQSMLLTPDHAEEFFSADVQRICKVKACDPELMAGVLRVVKKMRRILSGRTFFLTISHGDYGYGNILVHPVTGHLAGVIDWDTGRVNDLPGIDYLNLVVQKKRSESGHSVARAFSEASEEIWRKGALDDKDCYAQEFDLTGEPLKIILYACLIRYMSRAAQYPEVFIREQGDYLECLQHLEDLVPL; encoded by the coding sequence ATGCCGGTTGCAAAGGAATTCGTCGGCATTCCCAAATATCAGGCCGCCGAAGAGATGATAGTACCGGGCAGTCAATTTCTCGAAATCCCGCCCCATGCCCATGCGGTGTACCGGCTTGCCGCACATATGCAGCGATATCATTGGATTGCAGATGGCCGGATCTATCTGATTTCAAATCGCGGCCTTGAAAACAGAACCGTCGTCAAAACCGCAGCAGGGCAAATTCAAGGGTTTCTGAATAATCAGGAATGTGTATGTATTGTTGAGCGTTTTGATATGAGGCTGAGAGGCAGCCTGGTTATTTTCATCACCGAGCAAAACACGCGGAAAAATTTTATCACCCGGCTTGTCAGCGATCCGTATGTGCAAAAGATAGTGCGCCGGAATCAGGATTTTTTGAATTTTCTGCACAAATCTTCCCGACTGTCCGCGGCAATAAAAAAAAAATTGCCCGAACCGATCAGCGAAAAGGAAGATGCTGCCCATACACTTTTCACGGAAACACTGATCCAGGGCCGGCTTGCCTGGAAGATAAATCAAGGTGGGCTGCGTAAGGTTATATTCGCTGAAGCCGTAGAATTTATAACCACTCTCCAACTGTCCATGCGGCAATCCATGCTGTTGACACCGGACCATGCCGAGGAATTCTTCAGTGCGGATGTCCAGCGGATTTGTAAGGTGAAGGCGTGCGATCCGGAGCTGATGGCAGGCGTATTAAGGGTCGTTAAGAAGATGCGCCGGATTCTTTCCGGCCGTACTTTTTTTTTAACCATATCTCACGGCGATTACGGATACGGGAACATACTGGTTCACCCGGTTACCGGACACCTGGCTGGTGTAATAGACTGGGATACCGGGCGGGTAAATGATCTGCCCGGGATAGATTATCTGAATCTTGTGGTGCAAAAAAAGCGCTCGGAATCCGGGCACAGTGTGGCCAGAGCTTTCAGTGAAGCAAGCGAGGAAATTTGGCGAAAAGGCGCCCTGGATGACAAAGACTGTTATGCGCAGGAGTTTGATTTAACCGGAGAGCCCCTGAAAATCATTCTCTATGCTTGCCTGATCCGCTATATGAGCCGGGCGGCGCAATACCCTGAGGTTTTTATCCGGGAACAAGGAGACTACCTGGAATGTCTGCAACATCTTGAGGATCTGGTTCCGCTATGA
- the xrtA gene encoding exosortase A, whose product MTFIESDKLINHASAFSFWLKCGVVFILWGLVFTPVYPALWHTWMNHSNNSHGVLVPLISAFFVWSSRAQLARAPIRTSNWGAVILVFSLCLYLLALAGHVAVVQRLMIVASLCGLVMFNFGTAVFKVLAFPLLYLIFMVPVPDSIYGLAAFPLQLFATDISHAIIHALGIPVLQEGNMLYFAQTQLEVAEACSGLRSMTAFIMLGVLFSYLMDKGWGRRLILVLSAIPLAIFANIIRVTGTGILAHFFGKQVARGFLHEFSGMAVFAFGFVLLLLEYMLLNRGSAKKDKPEFE is encoded by the coding sequence ATGACATTTATTGAATCCGATAAGCTCATAAATCATGCTTCCGCCTTTTCCTTCTGGCTGAAATGCGGTGTTGTTTTTATCCTTTGGGGGCTTGTTTTTACACCGGTTTATCCCGCCCTATGGCATACCTGGATGAACCATTCGAACAATTCCCACGGTGTGCTGGTCCCGCTCATATCCGCTTTTTTCGTCTGGAGCAGCCGGGCGCAGCTCGCCAGGGCGCCAATCCGCACTTCCAACTGGGGGGCTGTGATCCTGGTCTTTAGTCTTTGCCTGTATTTGCTGGCGCTTGCCGGGCATGTGGCCGTGGTCCAGCGGCTTATGATCGTTGCCAGCCTGTGCGGGCTGGTAATGTTTAATTTTGGAACAGCCGTATTCAAGGTTTTGGCATTTCCCTTACTGTACCTGATCTTTATGGTACCGGTGCCGGACTCCATCTACGGCCTGGCGGCATTTCCCCTGCAGCTCTTTGCCACCGACATTTCTCATGCGATAATCCATGCATTGGGCATCCCCGTGCTGCAGGAAGGCAACATGCTGTATTTTGCTCAGACCCAGCTTGAAGTCGCCGAAGCCTGCTCCGGGCTTCGCTCCATGACCGCGTTTATAATGCTCGGCGTGCTGTTTTCCTACCTGATGGACAAGGGCTGGGGGCGGCGTCTCATCCTGGTCCTGTCAGCCATTCCCCTGGCCATATTTGCCAACATCATACGCGTCACGGGTACCGGCATCCTTGCCCACTTTTTCGGCAAACAGGTGGCAAGGGGGTTTCTGCACGAGTTTTCCGGCATGGCCGTCTTTGCATTCGGCTTTGTTCTCCTGCTTCTGGAATACATGCTGTTGAACCGGGGAAGCGCAAAAAAAGACAAGCCAGAATTTGAATAA
- a CDS encoding glycosyltransferase family 2 protein has product MFMQLIFWLSAAAIVYAYIGYPLCLYILSLFRRKPVQRDEQLLPRVSLIIAVHNEQERVQEKIDNTLSLDYPADRLEVIFASDASTDRTEAIIQSHAHLKVARSPERKGKEFAQKCAVDQAAGDILVFSDVATMLAPEGLRTITASFADPTVGCVSSEDRFVDEKGHISGEGAYVKYEMLLRRLESRVGSLVGLSGSFFAARREVCTDWAVDLQSDFNTLLNSLKLGLRGVSDPRALGWYRNIADEKKEFNRKVRTVARGLSVLGRNLNFLNPLTYKLFAWQLFSHKLCRWLVPFFLVLALVSNIFLIHSSILYTYLLGLQAVFYLLAACYGVFQWQDRLPAFPGSLKIPYYFLVVNAAIIMAWVKYFRGERSVYWEPSKR; this is encoded by the coding sequence ATGTTTATGCAATTAATCTTCTGGCTCTCGGCGGCTGCAATTGTATACGCCTATATTGGCTACCCGCTATGCCTGTATATCCTGTCTTTGTTCCGCAGGAAACCCGTGCAGCGGGATGAGCAGCTGCTGCCCCGGGTATCGCTGATTATCGCGGTACACAATGAGCAGGAGCGGGTTCAGGAAAAAATAGACAACACCCTTTCCCTGGATTATCCCGCGGACCGACTGGAAGTCATCTTTGCCTCGGATGCTTCAACAGACAGAACGGAAGCAATCATCCAATCCCATGCGCACCTGAAGGTGGCCCGCTCACCGGAGAGAAAGGGCAAGGAGTTTGCCCAGAAATGCGCCGTGGATCAAGCAGCCGGGGATATCCTGGTGTTCAGCGATGTGGCCACCATGCTGGCGCCCGAAGGGCTTCGAACAATCACTGCCAGCTTTGCCGATCCCACCGTGGGCTGCGTCAGCAGTGAAGACCGGTTTGTCGATGAAAAAGGGCATATCAGCGGGGAAGGGGCTTATGTCAAATACGAGATGCTGCTGCGCCGCCTGGAGTCCAGGGTGGGCTCCCTGGTCGGTTTGAGCGGCTCCTTTTTTGCCGCCAGGCGCGAGGTCTGCACGGATTGGGCCGTGGATCTGCAAAGTGATTTCAACACGCTGCTCAACTCCCTGAAACTCGGTCTGAGGGGGGTTTCCGATCCCCGGGCGCTGGGCTGGTACCGCAATATTGCCGATGAGAAAAAGGAGTTCAACCGCAAGGTGCGGACCGTGGCAAGGGGCTTGTCGGTTCTGGGGCGCAACCTGAATTTTCTGAATCCGTTGACTTACAAACTTTTTGCCTGGCAGCTTTTCAGCCACAAGCTCTGCCGCTGGCTGGTGCCTTTTTTCCTTGTTCTCGCGCTGGTCAGCAATATTTTTCTCATCCATTCTTCGATCCTCTACACATATTTGCTCGGCTTGCAGGCGGTCTTTTATTTACTGGCTGCATGTTACGGGGTGTTTCAATGGCAGGACAGGCTGCCCGCTTTTCCGGGCAGCCTTAAGATTCCGTATTATTTCCTCGTGGTCAATGCCGCCATCATCATGGCCTGGGTCAAATACTTCAGGGGCGAGCGCTCTGTTTACTGGGAACCTTCAAAGCGATGA
- a CDS encoding glycosyltransferase → MTQKHPIRIVHIISGDLWAGAEAMAYQLLSGLNQIKDIDLHLIILNQGRLEQSCRQLGINCYLLDERKHSALSIAARAAWLARKIKPDIIHSHRYKENILAALIAGFCGRPGLVATQHGRTESNKRAFNKTIINRLNRSCLRWIFTESVAVSKDTADYLLETCGLKQGKLSIIPNGINLPKPSQQPDRDGTARPFTIGSAGRLFPVKRFDTFIEIARQVCQAKTHARFVIAGEGPEKEKLENLTARYGLGAKVRLLGHVEDMQAFYNSLDLYINTSMHEGTPMSILEAMASGLPVIAFDVAGLKEIITTGSDGFAIPEGDNSLFASRIIELIDQPDFLETLGEKARKKIMDRYSTARMVEGYMGLYNRMAEKS, encoded by the coding sequence TTGACCCAAAAACACCCCATAAGAATTGTGCATATTATTTCCGGCGATTTATGGGCCGGCGCCGAAGCCATGGCCTATCAGCTTTTATCCGGATTGAATCAGATAAAGGATATTGATCTCCACCTCATCATCTTGAATCAAGGCCGTCTGGAACAGTCATGCAGGCAACTGGGCATCAATTGCTATCTGCTGGACGAGCGGAAACATTCGGCCCTGTCCATTGCCGCAAGAGCCGCCTGGCTTGCCCGTAAAATTAAACCGGACATCATTCATTCCCACCGGTATAAAGAAAACATCCTTGCCGCACTTATCGCCGGTTTTTGCGGCAGACCCGGACTGGTCGCCACGCAGCACGGCAGAACGGAGAGCAATAAGCGCGCCTTTAACAAAACAATTATCAACAGACTCAACCGCTCGTGCTTGCGCTGGATCTTCACCGAATCGGTGGCTGTGTCAAAAGATACAGCAGACTATCTTTTGGAAACCTGCGGTTTGAAGCAGGGCAAGCTCTCCATTATACCCAATGGCATCAATCTTCCCAAACCATCGCAACAACCGGACAGGGATGGAACCGCCCGGCCTTTTACCATAGGCTCTGCCGGCCGTCTGTTCCCGGTTAAGCGGTTTGACACGTTTATAGAAATCGCCAGACAAGTCTGCCAGGCAAAAACCCATGCCCGTTTCGTTATCGCAGGCGAAGGACCGGAAAAGGAGAAACTGGAAAATCTGACTGCCCGATACGGGTTGGGCGCAAAGGTCCGGCTGCTGGGCCATGTCGAAGATATGCAGGCCTTTTACAATAGCCTTGACCTCTATATCAATACCTCGATGCATGAAGGCACGCCAATGTCCATCCTCGAGGCAATGGCCAGCGGCCTCCCTGTTATCGCCTTTGATGTGGCCGGCTTAAAAGAGATAATCACAACCGGCTCAGACGGATTTGCCATACCCGAGGGCGATAATTCTTTATTTGCATCCAGGATTATTGAATTGATCGACCAACCGGATTTCCTGGAAACCCTGGGGGAGAAGGCCCGTAAGAAAATTATGGACCGCTATTCCACGGCAAGAATGGTTGAGGGCTATATGGGATTGTATAATAGAATGGCAGAAAAAAGCTAA
- a CDS encoding sulfotransferase translates to MEILSDAKSKSSFRLVFVGGSPRSGTTLVQRLLDSHSDIAGGPELNSLQEITHLYENMVKRIDDKRINFYFNKTELKAIFRDFIDSLFRIVHERHNVKIISEKTPPNVLAFETLSEIVDDAFFIFVVRDPKDIVASLKKVRKRALEKKQSVPAHVKNLFLSVDCVYEHFKAGFSFYEKNKDKTFIVKYEDLVNNPGKTAKDIVDFLGLPLENGMLELDGLGTSYMQERAANVDSVFYTKEEVAAKAIEGSSIGRWKKALNKYHAGFVDLAIKDITAQSDEKIYNGRILFALYRIHRALMKTGNIFGKLYQKAILSARF, encoded by the coding sequence ATGGAAATTTTGTCTGACGCTAAAAGTAAGTCTTCATTTAGACTGGTTTTTGTAGGTGGATCACCAAGGTCAGGAACAACATTAGTTCAACGGCTCCTTGATTCACATTCTGACATTGCAGGCGGTCCTGAGTTGAATTCCCTTCAGGAAATAACACACCTATATGAAAATATGGTCAAAAGAATTGATGACAAGAGAATTAATTTTTACTTTAATAAAACTGAATTGAAAGCAATTTTCCGGGATTTTATAGATTCCCTTTTCAGAATCGTGCATGAGAGACATAACGTCAAAATAATCAGCGAAAAAACCCCCCCGAATGTACTTGCTTTTGAAACATTATCAGAAATAGTTGATGATGCATTTTTTATTTTTGTGGTCAGGGACCCGAAGGATATCGTGGCATCTTTAAAAAAGGTTCGAAAAAGAGCGTTAGAAAAAAAACAAAGTGTGCCTGCTCATGTAAAAAATTTGTTTCTTTCCGTTGATTGTGTTTATGAGCATTTTAAAGCGGGTTTTTCGTTTTATGAAAAAAATAAAGATAAAACTTTTATCGTAAAGTATGAAGATTTGGTGAATAATCCGGGCAAAACTGCAAAGGATATAGTTGATTTTCTGGGCCTGCCCCTTGAGAATGGCATGCTCGAGCTGGATGGCCTGGGGACTTCATATATGCAAGAACGTGCGGCCAATGTTGACTCTGTGTTTTATACAAAGGAGGAAGTCGCCGCTAAAGCGATAGAAGGAAGCAGTATTGGAAGATGGAAAAAAGCCTTGAATAAATATCATGCAGGTTTTGTTGATCTGGCAATTAAAGACATTACAGCCCAAAGCGATGAAAAGATATATAACGGAAGAATTTTGTTCGCATTATATAGAATCCATAGGGCATTGATGAAGACGGGCAATATTTTTGGAAAATTATATCAAAAAGCTATTCTTAGCGCCCGTTTTTAG
- a CDS encoding polysaccharide biosynthesis C-terminal domain-containing protein gives MGNILRYSVSFVMLPIYTRVLTPAEYGTIELLSMVIDFAGIIFGLRIGQAIFRFYLMADDDFAKSRVISSSLVLTTLLSGFGFLLLYGASGIISKAVFGGLQQQNLLILFSLSLLFHPVVEVAMTYIRAQQRPWFFVSFSTLKLFLQLSLNLYLVVFLGLGVKGVVLSAVLSGGAMALLLGSYCLGKVGLHVSFSQAKTLVAFSYPLILASIVSFYVTFGDRYFLNLYGTLSDVGIYSLGYKFGFLLTFIGTQPFMSIWDSERYEVLKNPNPKATFQEVFVLFTVFILIIAVGISVFAKNILMIMADPDFWGAAQIVPIVLLAYFFQGLMNYCNLGILIHRKTFIITKSTILSAGLITVLYFVLIPRFGAAGAAWATAVTFAARFLYIYFHARSLYDMELPWKRIYPLLPLSVLAVLVAVFGPDQIVWSICLNILVFLIFVYTLTQLPVLSVKHRLRMRSLLLHPWQLPRQMRGMVKSS, from the coding sequence GTGGGCAACATTTTGCGCTATAGCGTCAGCTTTGTCATGCTGCCCATTTATACGCGCGTGTTGACGCCGGCGGAGTATGGCACAATTGAATTGCTCTCAATGGTGATTGACTTTGCCGGTATTATTTTCGGATTGCGGATCGGCCAGGCGATTTTCAGGTTTTATTTGATGGCAGACGATGATTTTGCCAAAAGCCGGGTTATCTCATCCTCCCTGGTGCTTACAACGCTTTTGAGCGGTTTTGGGTTCCTGCTGCTTTATGGAGCCTCCGGTATTATCAGCAAGGCTGTTTTCGGCGGGCTCCAACAGCAGAACCTGTTGATTCTTTTTTCTCTTTCCCTGCTGTTTCACCCGGTTGTGGAAGTTGCCATGACTTACATAAGGGCCCAGCAGCGCCCCTGGTTTTTTGTCTCCTTCAGCACCCTCAAGCTTTTTTTGCAATTATCGCTTAATCTTTATCTGGTGGTTTTCCTTGGGCTGGGCGTCAAAGGGGTGGTGTTAAGCGCTGTTTTATCGGGCGGAGCCATGGCGCTGCTTCTCGGAAGTTATTGCCTGGGCAAAGTCGGTTTGCATGTCTCCTTCTCACAGGCAAAAACTTTGGTGGCGTTTAGTTACCCCCTGATTCTGGCAAGTATCGTTTCTTTTTACGTGACTTTCGGGGACCGTTATTTTTTAAACCTTTACGGCACATTGTCCGATGTCGGCATTTATTCACTGGGGTATAAATTCGGTTTCCTGCTCACTTTCATCGGAACCCAGCCTTTCATGTCCATCTGGGATTCGGAACGATACGAGGTGCTAAAAAACCCCAATCCAAAAGCCACATTTCAGGAGGTTTTTGTTCTTTTTACCGTGTTTATATTGATAATTGCCGTTGGTATTTCTGTGTTTGCCAAAAATATTCTTATGATCATGGCGGATCCGGATTTCTGGGGAGCTGCGCAGATTGTGCCCATAGTGTTGCTGGCATATTTTTTCCAGGGACTAATGAATTACTGTAATCTGGGTATCCTGATCCACAGGAAAACGTTCATAATCACCAAAAGCACGATCCTGTCGGCGGGATTGATCACGGTTCTTTACTTTGTTCTTATTCCCCGTTTCGGTGCTGCCGGTGCGGCCTGGGCGACTGCCGTGACTTTTGCCGCACGGTTTCTGTATATCTATTTTCATGCAAGAAGCCTGTATGACATGGAACTTCCCTGGAAGCGGATTTATCCGCTTTTGCCTTTAAGTGTCCTTGCTGTTCTGGTTGCGGTATTCGGCCCTGATCAAATTGTCTGGTCCATATGCTTAAACATCCTTGTTTTTTTAATATTTGTTTATACGCTCACCCAGCTGCCGGTTTTATCCGTAAAGCATCGGCTGCGCATGCGCAGCCTGTTGCTGCATCCATGGCAGTTACCCCGCCAGATGCGTGGCATGGTAAAAAGCAGCTGA
- a CDS encoding GNAT family N-acetyltransferase — translation MQVRRAENSDASIWDAYAAGSPEGLAYHLFAWKQATEAAYGFDCPYFLAEEKNRVCGVLPIVHVHLPFKKGQLVSLPYCDAGGILADRPEIASALFNHACEYARKHNISKIEIRQSPSLPAAGNPDKAGAQEGNVGLAGPKPRPPQKVRMLLELPESSDALLAGFKSKLRSQVKRPARDGLTARLGGVALLNDFYPVFAENMRDLGSPVHGKDWLGGILKAYGENAGCGVVYMPDQTAAAAGIILCHKRIVSIPWASSRQRFNRFSPNMLLYWTFLKFAADRGYRFFDFGRSTPGEGTYRFKAQWGATPQPLHWQRWVLNGKTGRRPATAGFTVSPGRTREILEQIIRKTPLPVATLVGSRLRKYITL, via the coding sequence TTGCAGGTTCGAAGGGCGGAAAACAGCGATGCTTCTATTTGGGACGCCTATGCAGCCGGCAGCCCGGAGGGCCTCGCCTATCATCTTTTTGCCTGGAAACAGGCAACAGAGGCGGCTTATGGCTTTGACTGCCCCTATTTTTTGGCGGAGGAGAAAAACCGGGTTTGCGGTGTTCTGCCAATAGTTCATGTGCATCTGCCGTTTAAAAAGGGTCAGCTTGTTTCCCTGCCGTACTGCGATGCCGGCGGTATCCTGGCTGACCGTCCCGAAATTGCTTCGGCCCTTTTCAACCATGCCTGCGAGTATGCGCGGAAGCACAACATTTCAAAAATAGAAATCCGGCAGTCGCCGTCATTGCCGGCGGCCGGAAATCCGGACAAGGCCGGCGCCCAAGAAGGCAATGTCGGGCTCGCCGGTCCAAAACCCCGGCCGCCGCAAAAAGTCCGCATGCTGCTTGAGTTGCCGGAGAGCTCTGATGCCCTGCTGGCCGGCTTTAAATCCAAGCTTCGCAGCCAGGTTAAAAGGCCGGCCCGCGACGGTTTGACAGCCCGATTGGGCGGGGTGGCGTTGTTAAATGACTTTTACCCGGTTTTTGCGGAGAATATGCGGGACCTGGGCTCGCCCGTGCACGGTAAAGACTGGCTGGGCGGGATCCTGAAGGCTTACGGGGAAAACGCCGGATGCGGGGTTGTCTACATGCCGGATCAGACAGCAGCGGCTGCCGGCATTATCCTCTGCCACAAGCGTATCGTCTCTATCCCCTGGGCCTCCTCCCGGCAGCGGTTTAACCGTTTCAGCCCGAATATGCTGCTGTACTGGACGTTTTTAAAGTTTGCCGCAGACCGCGGATACCGGTTTTTTGATTTCGGCCGTTCCACACCCGGGGAAGGGACGTACAGGTTTAAGGCCCAGTGGGGGGCGACACCGCAGCCCCTGCACTGGCAGCGATGGGTGCTCAACGGCAAAACCGGGCGCCGGCCGGCAACAGCGGGATTTACCGTTTCGCCCGGCAGAACCAGGGAAATACTGGAGCAGATTATCCGGAAAACGCCCCTGCCGGTCGCCACATTAGTTGGGAGCCGGCTCAGAAAGTACATTACGCTATAA